Genomic segment of Tissierellales bacterium:
GCGAAATTGAGGAAGCTATTATTTTTGGTAGCAGGGCAATTGGAAATTACAAGAAGGGATCAGATATAGACATCGCAATAAAAGGTGTTAACATAACTCGACGAATTATAAGAAGAGTAAGCGATGCTTTAAACGAAGAATATCCAATACCGTATTTTTTTGA
This window contains:
- a CDS encoding nucleotidyltransferase domain-containing protein, which translates into the protein MYGLLDRDIKSILEVMSKFSEIEEAIIFGSRAIGNYKKGSDIDIAIKGVNITRRIIRRVSDALNEEYPIPYFFDIIHYESLDNKKLIDHIDIEGKIIYLKNELI